The proteins below come from a single Roseiflexus sp. RS-1 genomic window:
- a CDS encoding phosphotransacetylase family protein — protein MATLYVASTETFVGKSATCVGLLTRAQRDGFRIGYMKPVSVSVIRTETGVHDDDAAFIRDHFALPDPLERVAPVLVTQGVVEQIMRGQTTIDFARRLRDAYLAISRDRDLVVVEGANTWAEGSVVDLSADQVSDMLEAPVLLVTLYRSPLSLDAILAVQRYLGDRLLGVLINEVEAPKIDFVKNRVAPFLEQRGVPVFAVLQHDPQLASVTVADLFEFLGGQMIGRPEWCERQVEHLVIGAMGSAAALSHFRRRANKAVITGGDRADLQLAALETSTSVLVLTGNIRPPATVLDKAEEQKVPVIIVADDTLTTVERSERVFGHIRFKQAAKIARFSQMLDESFDFDRLYDQLGLVRV, from the coding sequence ATGGCTACCCTCTACGTTGCATCGACCGAAACATTTGTCGGCAAAAGCGCCACGTGCGTGGGGTTGCTCACGCGCGCGCAGCGCGATGGATTCAGGATCGGCTATATGAAACCGGTCAGCGTTTCGGTGATCCGCACCGAAACCGGAGTGCACGACGATGATGCAGCGTTCATTCGCGATCACTTCGCGCTGCCTGATCCGCTGGAACGGGTAGCGCCGGTGCTCGTGACGCAGGGGGTGGTCGAACAGATTATGCGCGGGCAGACAACTATCGACTTTGCGCGGCGGTTGCGTGACGCCTATCTGGCTATCTCGCGCGATCGCGACCTGGTGGTGGTGGAAGGCGCCAATACCTGGGCAGAAGGGTCGGTTGTCGATCTCTCCGCCGATCAGGTCTCCGATATGCTGGAAGCGCCGGTTCTGCTCGTGACGCTCTATCGGTCACCGCTCTCGCTCGACGCGATTCTGGCAGTGCAACGCTACCTGGGCGACCGGTTGCTGGGGGTGTTGATCAACGAAGTCGAAGCGCCGAAGATCGACTTCGTGAAGAATCGGGTGGCGCCGTTCCTGGAGCAGCGCGGCGTGCCGGTTTTCGCCGTCCTTCAGCACGACCCGCAACTCGCCAGCGTGACCGTCGCCGATCTGTTCGAGTTCCTGGGCGGGCAGATGATCGGGCGACCGGAGTGGTGCGAGCGACAGGTGGAACACCTGGTGATCGGCGCGATGGGCAGCGCCGCAGCCCTCTCGCACTTCCGTCGTCGCGCCAATAAAGCGGTTATCACCGGCGGCGACCGCGCCGACCTGCAACTTGCAGCACTGGAGACCTCAACTTCGGTGCTGGTGCTGACGGGCAATATCCGCCCGCCCGCGACTGTGCTGGATAAGGCGGAAGAGCAGAAGGTGCCGGTCATCATCGTCGCCGACGACACCCTGACAACCGTTGAACGCAGTGAACGCGTCTTTGGGCACATTCGTTTCAAACAGGCAGCCAAAATCGCCCGCTTTAGCCAGATGCTCGACGAATCGTTCGACTTTGACCGCCTGTATGATCAATTGGGGTTGGTGCGGGTGTGA
- the acs gene encoding acetate--CoA ligase alpha subunit, with protein sequence MLEAIFAPRSVAVVGASPDPAKLGHRILKNILDAGYSGRIFPIHPRATQILNLPAYPSVEQVPEPIDLAVVVVPAAVTLEVAEACGKRGVRGLVVISAGFKEIGPEGRVLEERLLEITRRYNMRMIGPNCLGVIDTTTRLNASFAALYPHAGQIAFMSQSGALCTAILDWSRVQGIGFSRFVSLGNKADVDEVTLLQAWGCDKVHNRVILAYLEGIGNGDEFVAVARQVTKHIPVIAIKSGATQAGARAASSHTGALAGAEHAYEAAFDQCGVLRARSMQELFDFALAFAYQPLIPGDRLAIVTNAGGPGIIATDAAVHCGLRLAELAPATIAALRAALPSAASVYNPIDIIGDARADRYRVALRAALDDPNVDAVLVLFTPQAGSEPEETARVIVELSAGSPKPVATSFMGAASIGEALRTLNDHKIPNYPFPERAVAALGAMVAQRRWVDRPPGEYVHFDVDRERVRALFARVRSEGRVELGELEARQVIEAYGMRLPRSLLAQSPEEAAEIAAHLGFPVVMKISSPDILHKSDIGGVKLGIRDPDEARDAYELIEYRARKYSREARIWGVLVQEQVRKGREVLVGVSRDPQFGPLIAFGLSGIYVEALKDVAFRLAPVSRQEAAEQVRSIRAFPILRGVRGEPPADIATAEEIILRVAQLVTDFPEIVEMDINPLVVYNQGEGAIVLDARIILRG encoded by the coding sequence ATGCTGGAGGCGATCTTCGCGCCGCGATCTGTTGCTGTTGTCGGTGCATCACCTGACCCGGCGAAACTGGGACATCGCATCCTCAAGAATATTCTCGATGCGGGGTATTCCGGTCGCATCTTTCCCATCCATCCGCGAGCAACGCAGATTCTGAACCTTCCAGCCTACCCGTCGGTCGAACAGGTTCCAGAACCGATCGATCTGGCTGTGGTTGTTGTGCCGGCTGCCGTGACGCTGGAAGTGGCGGAAGCATGCGGCAAACGTGGTGTTCGCGGGCTGGTTGTGATCAGTGCGGGTTTCAAAGAGATCGGACCGGAGGGTCGCGTCCTGGAGGAGCGTCTGCTGGAGATCACGCGCCGCTACAACATGCGCATGATCGGTCCCAACTGTCTGGGGGTGATCGATACCACCACGCGCCTCAATGCGTCGTTTGCGGCGCTCTACCCGCATGCCGGGCAGATCGCGTTCATGTCGCAGTCGGGGGCGCTCTGCACGGCAATCCTCGACTGGAGCAGGGTGCAGGGGATCGGCTTCTCGCGCTTCGTCAGCCTGGGCAACAAGGCGGATGTGGATGAAGTCACCCTGCTTCAGGCGTGGGGATGCGACAAGGTGCACAATCGGGTTATTCTGGCATATCTCGAAGGGATCGGTAACGGTGATGAGTTTGTCGCTGTTGCGCGTCAGGTCACGAAGCATATTCCGGTGATTGCGATCAAGAGCGGCGCAACGCAGGCAGGCGCACGCGCTGCGTCATCGCACACCGGCGCGCTGGCAGGCGCTGAGCATGCCTACGAAGCCGCCTTCGATCAGTGCGGCGTGCTGCGTGCGCGCTCGATGCAGGAACTGTTCGATTTTGCGCTGGCGTTTGCGTATCAACCCCTTATTCCCGGAGATCGTCTGGCGATTGTTACCAATGCCGGTGGTCCGGGTATCATTGCCACCGACGCTGCTGTCCACTGCGGGTTGCGGTTGGCGGAACTCGCGCCCGCCACCATTGCGGCGTTGCGGGCAGCGCTGCCATCGGCTGCCAGTGTCTATAATCCAATCGATATCATCGGTGACGCGCGCGCGGACCGGTACCGCGTCGCGCTGCGCGCAGCGCTCGATGATCCAAACGTCGATGCCGTGCTCGTTCTGTTTACGCCGCAGGCGGGCAGCGAGCCGGAAGAAACCGCGCGCGTGATTGTGGAACTGTCTGCCGGGAGTCCCAAACCGGTTGCAACGAGTTTCATGGGTGCGGCAAGCATTGGTGAAGCGTTACGTACTCTGAACGATCATAAGATACCGAACTACCCCTTTCCTGAACGCGCCGTCGCTGCGCTGGGTGCAATGGTAGCGCAGCGGCGCTGGGTTGATCGTCCACCCGGCGAGTATGTGCACTTCGATGTCGATAGGGAACGGGTACGTGCGCTTTTCGCGCGGGTGCGCAGCGAAGGGCGCGTCGAACTTGGCGAACTCGAAGCGCGCCAGGTGATCGAAGCCTACGGGATGCGGTTGCCCCGGTCACTGCTGGCGCAGTCGCCGGAAGAAGCGGCAGAGATCGCTGCGCATCTGGGTTTCCCGGTTGTTATGAAGATCTCGTCGCCCGACATTCTGCATAAGAGCGACATTGGCGGCGTGAAACTCGGCATCCGGGATCCTGACGAGGCGCGTGACGCCTATGAATTGATCGAATACCGCGCCCGCAAGTACAGTCGTGAAGCGCGTATCTGGGGGGTGCTGGTGCAGGAACAGGTGCGCAAAGGACGGGAAGTGCTGGTCGGCGTCAGCCGCGATCCGCAGTTCGGTCCGTTGATTGCGTTTGGGTTGAGTGGCATCTATGTCGAAGCGCTCAAAGATGTCGCCTTCCGGCTTGCGCCTGTTTCGCGTCAGGAAGCGGCAGAGCAGGTACGTTCCATTCGCGCCTTTCCGATCCTGCGCGGTGTTCGCGGCGAACCGCCTGCCGACATCGCCACCGCTGAGGAGATCATCCTGCGCGTTGCGCAACTGGTCACCGATTTTCCTGAGATCGTCGAGATGGACATCAATCCGCTGGTGGTGTACAACCAGGGCGAAGGTGCAATCGTGCTCGACGCGCGGATCATTCTGCGCGGTTGA
- the leuS gene encoding leucine--tRNA ligase, which translates to MDRFDPSIEPKWREFWAREGIFKAGRRAGAPRRYILEMFPYPSGDLHIGHLKNYVIGDALTRYYVIRGYDVLHPFGWDAFGLPAENAAIKYGRHPREWTYSNIAESKKSLEIAGIMYDWSREVTTCNPDYYRWNQWLFLLLYRKGLAYRAKATVNWDPVDQTVLANEQVDAEGRSWRSGAKVEKRELEQWFFRITAYAERLLNDLDKLDRWPENVKTMQRNWIGRSEGAEVTFLALPPGADLYAPPPPDAEPLVVFTTRPDTLWGATFMVLAPEHPLAPKLTAPERRAEVEAYIARARMESEIERTSATREKSGVFLGSYAINPVNDERIPIWIADYVLMGYGTGAIMAVPAHDQRDFEFARQFGLPVRVVVQPPGETLDGDTMTEAWPGDGVMVNSGPINGIPVGKGEGQSVKAAIAWLEAQGKGKGTVTYRLRDWLISRQRYWGTPIPMLHLPDGTIKPVPEDQLPVLLPEVQDYLPKGKSPLAAAEHWVNTIDPETGQPARRDTDTMDTFVDSSWYFLRFCDAQNDREIFSREAARQWMPVDQYIGGVEHAILHLLYARFITKVLYDEGLVPEDEPFKALFTQGMVQRRVRTPLDIVAPGMVRFPEELRRKLELPAEAQTVDQARALLKERGYTLEEESDGGLTAVSGPVTMSKSAGNGIPVGPFVRQYGSDVARIVVLFAAPPENSMEWTDEGVAGAQRFLNRIVALFGPDRDEIAAMVRSGNGAAPEGEDRALYRKLHETIRKVTLDTEQFRFNTAIAALMELLNEASRYRAEVGRVTPVFAQTAATFARLLSPFAPHLAEEVHSWCGGTGSVYDAGWPEWDESALVLDEVEIVLQVNGKLRGKIMAPAGADEEQLREWALTNPRVLSFVGDKTVRKVIVVPGKLVNVVV; encoded by the coding sequence ATGGATCGTTTTGATCCGTCGATTGAGCCAAAGTGGCGTGAGTTCTGGGCGCGCGAAGGCATTTTCAAAGCCGGGCGACGCGCGGGGGCGCCACGCCGCTACATCCTGGAAATGTTCCCCTATCCGAGTGGTGATCTGCACATCGGCCATCTAAAGAATTATGTGATCGGCGACGCGCTGACCCGCTACTATGTCATTCGCGGCTACGATGTGCTGCATCCCTTCGGCTGGGATGCCTTCGGGTTGCCAGCGGAAAATGCAGCGATCAAGTATGGTCGCCACCCGCGCGAGTGGACCTACAGTAATATCGCCGAGTCGAAGAAGTCGCTCGAAATTGCAGGCATTATGTACGACTGGTCGCGCGAGGTGACGACCTGCAATCCTGACTATTACCGCTGGAACCAGTGGTTGTTCCTGCTGCTCTACCGCAAAGGGCTGGCATACCGCGCGAAGGCGACCGTCAACTGGGATCCGGTGGATCAGACGGTGCTGGCGAATGAGCAGGTTGATGCCGAGGGACGCAGCTGGCGGAGCGGTGCGAAAGTCGAGAAGCGCGAACTGGAGCAGTGGTTCTTCCGCATCACGGCATATGCTGAGCGTCTGTTGAACGACCTGGATAAACTGGATCGCTGGCCCGAAAATGTGAAGACGATGCAGCGCAACTGGATCGGCAGGAGCGAAGGCGCCGAGGTGACTTTCCTGGCGCTGCCTCCCGGCGCCGATCTGTATGCGCCGCCGCCGCCCGATGCCGAGCCGCTGGTCGTCTTTACCACACGCCCCGATACGCTCTGGGGTGCGACGTTCATGGTGCTGGCGCCGGAGCATCCGCTGGCGCCGAAGTTGACAGCGCCCGAACGCCGTGCAGAGGTCGAGGCGTACATTGCCAGAGCGCGCATGGAGAGCGAAATCGAACGCACCAGCGCCACCCGCGAAAAGAGTGGCGTTTTCCTCGGTTCATATGCGATCAACCCGGTCAACGACGAGCGGATCCCGATCTGGATCGCCGACTATGTGCTGATGGGGTACGGCACCGGCGCCATTATGGCGGTTCCGGCGCACGATCAGCGCGACTTCGAGTTCGCCCGTCAGTTTGGTTTGCCGGTGCGCGTTGTGGTGCAACCGCCAGGCGAAACGCTGGACGGTGATACGATGACCGAAGCCTGGCCCGGCGATGGCGTCATGGTCAATTCCGGTCCCATCAACGGCATCCCGGTTGGCAAGGGCGAGGGGCAGAGCGTCAAAGCGGCGATTGCCTGGCTGGAGGCGCAGGGCAAGGGAAAGGGAACCGTCACCTACCGTCTGCGTGACTGGTTGATCAGCCGCCAGCGCTACTGGGGCACCCCTATCCCGATGCTGCACCTGCCGGATGGAACGATCAAGCCGGTGCCGGAGGATCAATTGCCGGTATTGCTGCCCGAAGTGCAGGATTACCTGCCGAAAGGCAAAAGCCCGCTGGCAGCCGCCGAACACTGGGTCAATACCATCGATCCGGAAACCGGTCAACCGGCGCGGCGTGATACCGACACAATGGACACCTTCGTCGACTCATCGTGGTATTTCCTGCGCTTCTGCGACGCGCAGAATGACCGCGAGATCTTTTCGCGCGAAGCGGCGCGCCAGTGGATGCCGGTCGATCAGTATATCGGCGGCGTTGAACACGCGATCCTGCACCTGCTCTACGCCCGCTTCATCACCAAGGTGCTGTACGACGAAGGATTGGTGCCAGAAGATGAGCCGTTCAAGGCGCTCTTCACGCAGGGGATGGTGCAGCGCCGCGTTCGCACACCGCTCGACATCGTTGCACCCGGCATGGTACGCTTCCCGGAGGAGTTGCGGCGCAAACTGGAGTTGCCCGCTGAGGCGCAAACCGTCGATCAGGCGCGCGCACTGTTGAAGGAACGCGGCTACACGCTCGAAGAAGAGAGCGATGGCGGCCTGACCGCCGTTTCCGGTCCGGTCACAATGTCGAAGAGCGCTGGCAACGGCATCCCGGTCGGTCCATTTGTGCGTCAGTACGGCTCCGATGTGGCACGAATCGTAGTCCTGTTTGCCGCTCCGCCGGAAAACAGCATGGAATGGACTGATGAGGGCGTCGCTGGCGCTCAGCGCTTCCTGAACCGGATTGTGGCGCTGTTCGGTCCTGACCGCGACGAGATTGCTGCGATGGTGCGATCCGGCAACGGCGCTGCGCCCGAAGGGGAAGACCGCGCGCTCTACCGTAAACTGCACGAGACGATCAGAAAGGTGACGCTGGATACCGAGCAGTTTCGCTTCAATACGGCAATCGCAGCGCTGATGGAACTGCTGAACGAGGCGAGCCGCTACCGCGCCGAAGTTGGTCGAGTGACTCCGGTGTTTGCACAGACTGCGGCAACCTTTGCGCGCCTGCTGTCGCCATTTGCGCCGCACCTTGCCGAGGAGGTGCATTCCTGGTGTGGCGGAACCGGCAGCGTGTACGATGCCGGATGGCCCGAATGGGACGAATCGGCGCTCGTGCTCGACGAGGTCGAGATTGTGCTCCAGGTTAATGGAAAACTGCGCGGCAAGATCATGGCGCCGGCTGGCGCCGATGAAGAGCAGTTGCGCGAATGGGCATTGACCAACCCGCGTGTGCTGAGTTTCGTCGGCGATAAAACCGTGCGCAAGGTCATCGTCGTGCCAGGGAAACTGGTGAATGTCGTGGTGTAA
- a CDS encoding class I SAM-dependent DNA methyltransferase, which translates to MRRLDVPSMDADLIYDAYAPIYERTGQDRFGAYLANLTLTWLRARQVAPRRALDLACGTGGATLALAAAGIDTMGVDRSPAMLRIARRRAQEVGLTVPFVAADMRHLENVEPAHAGCFELVTCFGDSINYLTDDRDLRQVFGGIRRVLSPGGYAVFDVNTEAAFARWDESDLVIFESDNCLVYNRLGYNPATRLGIGRIVWFVRGNKTLWRRGEETHVERAWSDAEIRQALADAGLEFVACLDVTGRILADDDLPERLIMVARLTRK; encoded by the coding sequence TTGCGCAGGCTGGACGTTCCATCGATGGACGCTGACCTGATCTATGACGCATACGCACCGATCTACGAACGAACCGGTCAGGATCGCTTCGGCGCCTATCTGGCGAATCTGACGTTGACGTGGTTGCGCGCACGCCAGGTTGCACCGCGCCGTGCGCTCGACCTGGCGTGTGGAACGGGTGGCGCAACCCTCGCGCTCGCAGCGGCAGGGATCGACACAATGGGCGTTGATCGTTCACCGGCAATGCTGCGGATCGCGCGCCGTCGGGCGCAGGAGGTGGGTCTTACGGTTCCGTTTGTTGCAGCGGATATGCGCCATCTGGAGAATGTGGAACCTGCCCACGCTGGCTGTTTTGAACTGGTGACCTGCTTTGGCGACTCGATCAACTACCTGACGGACGACCGCGATCTGCGCCAGGTGTTTGGCGGCATCCGGCGTGTACTATCGCCAGGCGGATATGCAGTATTTGATGTCAACACAGAGGCGGCGTTCGCCCGATGGGACGAAAGCGACCTGGTTATCTTTGAGAGCGACAACTGCCTGGTGTACAATCGACTGGGATACAATCCGGCGACACGCCTCGGCATTGGCAGAATTGTCTGGTTCGTGCGCGGCAACAAGACGCTCTGGCGGCGCGGCGAGGAAACGCACGTCGAACGCGCCTGGAGCGATGCCGAGATCCGGCAGGCGCTTGCTGATGCCGGTCTTGAATTCGTTGCGTGCCTGGATGTCACCGGGCGCATCCTCGCAGACGATGACCTGCCGGAACGGCTGATCATGGTTGCCCGGCTTACCAGGAAATAG
- a CDS encoding ribose-phosphate diphosphokinase, giving the protein MSSRFDELRILSGNGNPALAQAICNRLGVRLGDVTITRFANENIFVRLNESVREKDVFVIQSLASPLSDRILELLIMLDACRRASAGRVTAVVPFYAYGRTDKRDQPRVPITARLLADMIQVAGAQQLVTIDLHAGQIQGFFSIPVDELSCMGLLVRYFRDRGWDDVVVVSSDIGFAKRARNFAEQLGAPLAIVEKRHTARADTDGEEGGDAVSLIGDVAGKRCILVDDEVNTGRSLINAAELLERRGAREVYAAIVHPVLGGDGAERLRNSAIRELVTTDTLPVPAEKSWPGLRILTVAPLLAEVIQRIHSGVSVHTIFPPRSLAC; this is encoded by the coding sequence ATGAGCAGCCGCTTCGATGAACTTCGCATTCTGTCGGGAAATGGCAATCCCGCGCTGGCACAGGCGATATGCAACCGTCTGGGGGTGCGCCTGGGCGATGTGACAATTACCCGTTTTGCCAATGAAAACATTTTTGTGCGTCTGAATGAAAGTGTGCGCGAGAAAGATGTCTTCGTCATCCAATCGCTGGCGTCGCCGTTGAGTGACCGCATTCTTGAACTGCTGATTATGCTCGACGCATGCCGGCGCGCCTCTGCCGGGCGGGTGACGGCGGTTGTGCCGTTCTACGCCTATGGGCGCACCGACAAGCGCGACCAGCCGCGCGTGCCGATCACAGCGCGCCTGCTGGCGGACATGATCCAGGTTGCTGGAGCGCAACAACTGGTCACCATCGACCTGCATGCCGGTCAGATCCAGGGCTTCTTCAGCATTCCTGTCGATGAGTTGAGCTGCATGGGGTTGCTGGTGCGCTACTTTCGTGATCGCGGGTGGGACGACGTGGTGGTGGTGTCGTCGGACATCGGATTTGCCAAACGGGCGCGCAACTTCGCCGAACAACTCGGTGCACCGCTGGCAATTGTCGAGAAGCGGCATACTGCGCGCGCCGACACCGATGGCGAGGAGGGCGGCGATGCGGTATCACTGATCGGCGATGTGGCAGGGAAGCGGTGCATTCTGGTGGACGACGAAGTAAACACCGGCAGGTCGCTGATCAATGCGGCGGAACTGCTGGAGCGCCGTGGCGCACGCGAGGTGTACGCAGCTATCGTGCATCCGGTGTTGGGGGGGGATGGCGCAGAACGGCTGCGCAACAGCGCGATCCGCGAACTGGTGACGACCGATACGCTACCAGTGCCAGCAGAGAAGTCGTGGCCCGGATTGCGCATTCTGACGGTGGCGCCACTGCTGGCGGAGGTGATTCAGCGTATTCATAGCGGCGTCTCAGTGCATACGATTTTTCCGCCGCGCTCGCTGGCGTGCTGA
- a CDS encoding aldo/keto reductase, with protein MQYARLGRTGLRVSRLCLGTMNFGPLTSEADSFAIMDRALELGINFFDTANVYGWKMGEGITEQIIGRWFAQGGGRREKVVLATKVYGKMGDWPNESRLSALHIRRACEASLRRLQTDYIDLYQMHHIDRDTPWEEIWQAMEQLVREGKVLYVGSSNFAGWHIAQANEAAQRRNFMGLVSEQSLYNLSARMIELEVIPACQSYGVGIIPWSPLGGGLLGGVLQKVAEGRRADARMQERIEKHRAQLEAYEGFCREIGERPADVALAWLLQQPAVTAPIIGPRTLDQLNGSLRALEITLSDEALARLDAIWPGPGGPAPEAYAW; from the coding sequence ATGCAGTACGCACGACTTGGACGCACCGGCTTGCGCGTGAGCCGGCTTTGCCTCGGCACGATGAACTTCGGTCCCCTGACGAGCGAAGCCGATAGTTTCGCCATCATGGATCGGGCGCTGGAGTTGGGGATCAATTTCTTCGACACTGCGAACGTCTATGGCTGGAAAATGGGCGAAGGGATTACCGAGCAGATCATCGGTCGCTGGTTCGCCCAGGGCGGCGGACGGCGCGAGAAGGTTGTGCTCGCTACCAAAGTCTACGGCAAAATGGGCGACTGGCCCAACGAGTCGCGCCTCTCGGCGCTGCACATCAGGCGCGCCTGCGAAGCAAGCCTGCGGCGCTTGCAGACCGACTATATCGACCTCTACCAGATGCACCATATCGACCGCGACACGCCGTGGGAGGAGATCTGGCAGGCGATGGAGCAACTGGTGCGCGAAGGGAAAGTGCTGTACGTCGGCAGCAGCAACTTCGCCGGATGGCATATCGCGCAGGCAAACGAAGCGGCGCAACGTCGTAACTTCATGGGTCTGGTATCGGAGCAGAGTCTGTACAATCTGTCAGCGCGCATGATCGAACTCGAGGTCATTCCGGCGTGCCAGAGTTATGGGGTCGGCATTATTCCCTGGAGTCCGCTCGGCGGTGGGCTGCTCGGCGGAGTCTTGCAGAAAGTCGCCGAAGGACGACGCGCCGATGCGCGGATGCAGGAACGCATCGAGAAACATCGCGCCCAACTGGAGGCATACGAAGGGTTCTGCCGCGAAATCGGCGAACGTCCTGCCGATGTGGCGCTGGCATGGCTGCTCCAGCAACCTGCCGTGACTGCGCCGATCATCGGTCCGCGCACGCTCGACCAGTTGAACGGCAGTCTGCGCGCACTGGAGATCACATTGAGCGACGAGGCGCTGGCGCGACTCGACGCGATCTGGCCCGGTCCGGGCGGTCCGGCGCCGGAAGCATACGCCTGGTAA
- the fusA gene encoding elongation factor G, with protein sequence MRAYGPEHIYTIGLFGHGGCGKTTLTEALLLTARAISRAGRVEDGNTVSDYDPEEQRRRMSINLAVAPVEWHDNKINLIDVPGYADLVGEMAAAMRVVDGAIIVVDAAGGVEVGTELVWEMARKAGVPTLLFINKLDRENANFFRCIEQARQILDEAVVPMQLPIGEQREFAGIISLRRQRAWLISEKHDGGFVEADIPPELIDLEQEWREKLIDRIAATNDDLIEKYLDGGADALTQEELNRGLRAGIANGSIVPVFCGSALQVAGMAQLLNGILDSIPAAARKPVQARDLINGKDITLKAAAAGPLSALVFKTIVDPYGKMSYIRVFSGELSANSTVFNPRTGKDERIGQLYMVRGREQTAVAAIGPGDIGVAAKLGDVSTNDTLCSRDRPLQLAPIDFPAPAFTATVKPKTRADLDKLGNALHNVVEEDPSVRVSRDPDTGESLLSGLGESHLQIIAERMKRKFGVEVELDLPRVPYRETIRGKAEAQYRHKKQTGGAGQFADVSIRIEPLPHDPNRTDPLEFVNSIVGGVIDKVFIPSVEKGVRAAMAEGVISGNPMVDVRVELFDGKMHPVDSKDIAFQIAGHEAFKIAAQKANPTIMEPIYQLEITVPEQYAGDVISDMNTRRGRVMGMMPAEGGRTTITAQAPLVEVLRYATDLRSLTQGRGRFSMTFDHYEDVPPHLMQALIEARKKEHNSGH encoded by the coding sequence ATGCGAGCATACGGTCCGGAACACATTTATACCATCGGTCTCTTCGGCCATGGCGGCTGCGGGAAGACGACGCTGACCGAGGCGCTGCTGCTCACCGCCAGGGCGATTTCCCGCGCGGGGCGCGTCGAAGACGGAAATACCGTTTCCGACTACGATCCCGAAGAGCAGCGGCGCCGCATGTCGATCAATCTGGCGGTCGCACCGGTTGAATGGCACGACAACAAGATCAATCTGATCGACGTTCCCGGCTACGCCGACCTGGTCGGCGAAATGGCTGCCGCGATGCGCGTGGTGGACGGGGCGATCATCGTCGTTGACGCCGCGGGCGGGGTTGAGGTCGGCACGGAACTTGTGTGGGAAATGGCACGCAAGGCGGGTGTGCCGACGTTGCTGTTCATCAACAAACTCGACCGTGAGAATGCAAATTTCTTCCGATGCATCGAACAGGCGCGTCAGATTCTTGACGAGGCGGTTGTGCCGATGCAGTTGCCGATCGGCGAACAGCGCGAGTTTGCCGGCATCATCTCGTTGCGTCGTCAACGTGCCTGGCTGATCTCCGAAAAGCACGATGGCGGCTTTGTCGAAGCCGACATTCCGCCCGAACTGATCGATCTGGAACAGGAATGGCGTGAAAAACTGATCGACCGGATTGCCGCAACCAACGATGACCTGATCGAGAAGTATCTCGATGGCGGTGCAGATGCGCTGACGCAGGAGGAACTGAACCGCGGTCTGCGCGCTGGCATTGCCAACGGCTCAATTGTTCCGGTCTTCTGCGGATCGGCGCTGCAGGTCGCCGGTATGGCGCAGTTGCTCAACGGCATCCTCGATAGCATCCCTGCAGCGGCGCGCAAGCCGGTGCAGGCGCGCGACCTGATCAACGGCAAAGACATCACGCTGAAAGCCGCCGCTGCCGGGCCGCTCAGCGCGCTGGTGTTCAAGACCATCGTCGATCCTTACGGCAAAATGTCGTACATCCGCGTGTTTAGCGGCGAACTCAGCGCCAACTCGACGGTCTTCAACCCACGGACGGGCAAAGACGAGCGGATCGGGCAACTCTACATGGTACGCGGCAGGGAGCAGACCGCCGTCGCCGCCATTGGTCCCGGCGACATCGGCGTCGCCGCCAAGCTTGGCGATGTGAGCACGAATGATACCCTCTGTTCGCGTGATCGACCGCTGCAACTCGCGCCGATCGATTTTCCGGCGCCGGCATTCACGGCGACGGTCAAGCCGAAGACGCGCGCCGATCTCGACAAACTCGGCAATGCGCTGCACAACGTCGTCGAAGAAGACCCCAGCGTGCGCGTCTCGCGTGACCCCGACACCGGCGAGAGTCTGCTTTCCGGGTTGGGAGAGTCGCATCTCCAGATCATTGCCGAGCGTATGAAGCGCAAGTTTGGTGTGGAAGTCGAACTAGACCTGCCGCGCGTGCCGTACCGTGAAACGATCCGCGGCAAAGCTGAGGCGCAGTATCGCCACAAGAAGCAGACAGGCGGCGCCGGTCAATTCGCCGATGTGAGCATTCGCATCGAACCGCTCCCGCACGATCCCAACCGCACCGATCCGCTGGAGTTCGTCAACTCGATCGTCGGCGGCGTCATCGACAAAGTGTTCATTCCCTCGGTCGAGAAGGGGGTGCGCGCTGCGATGGCGGAGGGGGTTATCTCCGGCAACCCGATGGTCGATGTGCGCGTCGAACTGTTTGATGGCAAGATGCACCCGGTGGACAGCAAAGACATCGCGTTCCAGATCGCCGGGCACGAAGCGTTCAAGATCGCGGCGCAAAAGGCGAATCCGACGATCATGGAGCCGATCTATCAGTTGGAGATTACGGTTCCGGAGCAGTACGCTGGCGATGTCATCAGCGATATGAACACCCGGCGCGGGCGCGTGATGGGCATGATGCCGGCGGAGGGCGGGCGCACGACGATCACGGCGCAGGCGCCGCTCGTGGAGGTGCTCCGGTACGCAACCGACCTGCGTTCATTGACGCAGGGGCGCGGGCGTTTTTCAATGACCTTCGATCACTACGAAGACGTGCCGCCGCATCTGATGCAGGCGTTGATCGAAGCGCGGAAGAAGGAGCACAATTCCGGGCACTGA